A single region of the uncultured Draconibacterium sp. genome encodes:
- a CDS encoding outer membrane beta-barrel protein, with protein sequence MDKEKRNKTDQNEETSTKQPVVRNTIEPVWGFYTEGSPGLIQIKTKGATSDIWESDANLAYTIGAGYFQEIAPMLKLKAGLGLSGYETTLTGRGETVSQPLVDIDNDSYIESINVQNGEHTINPIYLNIPASVEYGTVNISQLGYYVDIGFEYSYLLNENNTTSGTYTTSGYYPQWGVKLENIPELGFYSDREMDTELNLKKSLYSIRAGAGISVPISGVLIFKVGIAGYKGLNSIGSGKNTNNDNTISQQTSKFRTNNAYNPLSSSKGNKPFRFGIEFGLYICKQVK encoded by the coding sequence TTGGATAAAGAGAAAAGAAATAAAACGGACCAGAACGAAGAAACCTCCACAAAACAGCCTGTTGTCAGAAATACAATCGAACCGGTATGGGGATTTTATACCGAGGGCTCACCTGGATTAATACAAATTAAAACTAAAGGAGCAACATCCGACATTTGGGAATCAGATGCTAACCTGGCCTACACTATTGGCGCCGGCTACTTTCAGGAAATTGCCCCAATGTTAAAATTAAAAGCAGGCCTTGGCCTATCAGGTTACGAAACCACGCTTACCGGCAGAGGAGAAACAGTTTCTCAGCCTTTGGTTGACATTGACAACGATAGCTATATTGAAAGCATCAACGTACAAAATGGAGAACACACCATTAATCCTATTTATTTAAATATTCCTGCAAGTGTTGAATACGGCACAGTAAACATTTCTCAATTAGGCTATTACGTCGACATTGGTTTTGAATATTCGTATCTGCTAAATGAAAACAACACAACTTCAGGAACATACACAACATCAGGATACTACCCTCAGTGGGGAGTAAAACTTGAGAATATTCCGGAATTGGGCTTTTACTCTGATAGAGAAATGGATACGGAATTAAACTTAAAGAAGAGCCTCTACTCAATACGCGCCGGTGCCGGAATAAGCGTCCCGATTTCGGGTGTTCTGATTTTCAAAGTTGGAATTGCAGGATATAAGGGATTAAATAGTATAGGTAGTGGTAAGAATACAAATAATGATAATACAATCTCGCAACAAACAAGTAAGTTCCGTACCAACAATGCTTATAATCCATTGTCCTCATCAAAAGGAAACAAGCCTTTTCGATT